The following DNA comes from Anopheles coustani chromosome 2, idAnoCousDA_361_x.2, whole genome shotgun sequence.
GCAACTTGTGCACGAATACAATATCGCATTTCGTGTTATAACACCTATAGTCTATTTTACCGTGAGCGTTTTGGGCAGCCACGTTGGGTAAGGTTACAAAGTCtcgtaaataatttattagttttataattttatcgttttttaatcaaacaagAAAGCATATCCAAACTAGATTGACCCAAGCTAGGCCCCTCAAACCTCACACGAAACAAAATGTGCGTGCATTTATCTGGCATTGCATGCAGGCCATGCCGACACGATCCTGATGCCCAGGATCGTCTTAAAAGGAGGCCGCATCGGTACTAACCGTATCAGTTTCGCTCGAAGTGTGCTTCCGTTACCATCACAACGCTTATAAGTCCAAGTTTTTGGAACCTCTGGTTGCCGTTCACTACAGTACACCTTTCTGAAAGAGATGGATCGTTGGGTTGGCAAGGTGGCCGTTGTAACCGGCTCGAGCTCCGGGATCGGTGCAGCGATCGCGAAGGATCTGGCAAAGGCTGGCATGATCACCGTGGGTTTGGCGAGACGTGTAGAACGAATTGAGGCGCTCAAGAACGAACTTCCGGCTGATGCAGCTAAGAGACTGCATGCATTCAAGTGTGACGTTTCGAGTGAGGCAGACATTGATGCCACCTTTAAGCTGATCGAGGAAAAATTCGGTGGCGTCGACGTGTTGGTCAATAGCGCCGGTACTGTGCGTTCAAACAATTTGCTCGACCATGGTACCGCGGCTGATCTGCGGGCGACGCTGGACATTAACGTTACCGGACTGGTGCTCTGCAGTCAGTGGGCATACAAGTCGATGGTAGCCCGATCCTTCGATGGACACATTGTGCACATCAACAGTATCGGCGGCCACCTGGTACCAAACCTCCCGAAGTTTAACATCTATACCGCGTCCAAGCATGCGGTCACTGCCATTACGGAAACCATGCGCCAGGAGTTGCGTGACGCTGGGACGAAGATCAAAGTGACGGTGAGATGAGAAGATGGCAGATTTGGAAGATCTTTTACATAATAACACAAGTTGTTTTGGAACTTACAGAGCATCAGCCCGGGAATAGTGGAGACGGATATCTTAGAACCGCTTGAAGGCATCGCGGGAATGCCTATGCTGCAATCCGAGGACATTTCACAGGCAGTGCTCTTCGCGATCGGTACTCCACCGCGTGTGCAAGTGCATGAGATCATCATCCGTCCGGTCGGAGAGCTGTTCTAGTGATGTCAACATTATAaaatttgatatatttttcctgcaaaaataaatgtttaacagtttaaacaaattgaacTCTGATTCTCATTTCTTTCTATACTTACTTCTATTGCCTCCTAATTTCGCTGGTTTTGTCTATGGAACTGCATATTGTTTATATGTTTATGGCTGTGTTGACAATAACATTACctaatttaatatttgtatTACCCTTATATATTTCTATCTTAATCATTGTTCATTTTTACTGCAATATGTTTAACTGCATCAAATTGTATGCAAAACATGCGTACATAGGCTT
Coding sequences within:
- the LOC131265443 gene encoding farnesol dehydrogenase-like, whose product is MDRWVGKVAVVTGSSSGIGAAIAKDLAKAGMITVGLARRVERIEALKNELPADAAKRLHAFKCDVSSEADIDATFKLIEEKFGGVDVLVNSAGTVRSNNLLDHGTAADLRATLDINVTGLVLCSQWAYKSMVARSFDGHIVHINSIGGHLVPNLPKFNIYTASKHAVTAITETMRQELRDAGTKIKVTSISPGIVETDILEPLEGIAGMPMLQSEDISQAVLFAIGTPPRVQVHEIIIRPVGELF